A single window of Stigmatopora nigra isolate UIUO_SnigA chromosome 20, RoL_Snig_1.1, whole genome shotgun sequence DNA harbors:
- the LOC144213287 gene encoding uncharacterized protein LOC144213287 translates to MSGMTSGVCVESDLSSVLQRSSASSHHHPNHHGYGGQGQVSTLAPMLDYSSEMDRYRSSIASFYKSNVDVGNFPQSAKLAARLAAAAPIFPPGATRLGAMATAPWGCHDNVNHPAAVFWGRPKPASAHHRHHPAAPAHVTPSHPHGGGGGGGMHQGGGSDDGGRTDKQSPASLPVAQAAHHHPMAPSNGNFLPAGYGGGVDCGAGKQGHGHPDVMGLSEGGNCNGGGVLGSGFLGGLGLPPGVIVMAMGSTAGGMPDAGSAFQMTGGQRGAADCQQHAGSSPCPSSSSPSSSGMAAGGAVLSPPSSSSSSSSKRKRKRCGVCGPCRRLINCGVCSSCRNRKTGHQICKFRKCEELKKKPGGGGGASLERPPSVPTGEAFRWFF, encoded by the exons ATGTCGGGCATGACGAGCGGCGTGTGCGTGGAGAGCGACCTGTCGTCCGTGCTCCAGCGAAGCTCCGCCTCCTCGCACCACCACCCCAATCACCACGGTTACGGCGGGCAAGGCCAG GTCTCCACGCTGGCGCCCATGTTGGACTACAGCAGCGAGATGGACCGCTACCGCTCGTCCATCGCCAGTTTCTACAAAAGCAACGTGGACGTGGGCAACTTCCCGCAGTCGGCCAAACTGGCGGCGCgcttggcggcggcggcgcccatCTTTCCTCCCGGCGCCACCCGACTGGGCGCCATGGCCACGGCGCCCTGGGGCTGCCACGACAACGTCAACCACCCGGCGGCCGTCTTCTGGGGCCGACCCAAACCGGCCTCGGcgcaccaccgccaccacccgGCCGCCCCCGCGCACGTGACGCCCTCGCACCCGCACgggggcggaggcggcggcggcatgCACCAGGGCGGCGGGTCCGACGACGGGGGACGGACCGACAAACAGTCGCCCGCCTCGCTCCCCGTGGCCCAGGCGGCGCACCACCACCCCATGGCGCCCAGCAACGGCAACTTCTTGCCGGCCGGCTACGGCGGCGGGGTGGACTGCGGCGCGGGCAAGCAAGGACACGGCCACCCGGACGTCATGGGCCTGTCGGAGGGCGGCAACTGCAACGGGGGCGGGGTTCTGGGAAGCGGCTTCCTGGGGGGATTGGGTCTACCTCCGGGGGTCATCGTCATGGCCATGGGCTCCACGGCGGGCGGGATGCCCGATGCCGGCAGCGCCTTCCAGATGACGGGCGGCCAGCGGGGGGCCGCGGACTGCCAGCAGCACGCCGGTTCCTCACCCTGCCCCTCCTCGTCGTCGCCCTCGTCGTCGGGGATGGCGGCGGGGGGCGCCGTCCTCTCGCcaccctcgtcgtcgtcctcgtcgtcgtccaaGAGGAAGCGCAAGCGCTGTGGCGTGTGCGGGCCTTGCCGGCGGCTCATCAACTGCGGCGTGTGCTCGTCCTGCCGCAACAGGAAGACCGGCCACCAGATCTGCAAGTTCAGGAAGTGCGAGGAGCTCAAGAAGAAGCCGGGGGGCGGCGGGGGCGCCTCCCTCGAG AGACCGCCTTCCGTCCCGACCGGCGAGGCCTTCCGATGGTTCTTCTAA